A single window of Aphidius gifuensis isolate YNYX2018 linkage group LG1, ASM1490517v1, whole genome shotgun sequence DNA harbors:
- the LOC122861111 gene encoding 40S ribosomal protein S20 produces MSSLKADNPEKPGQEVAPIHRIRITLTSRNVRSLEKVCTELISGAKKQKLKVKGPVRMPTKILRITTRKTPCGEGSKTWDRFQMRIHKRVIDLYSPSEIVKQITSISIEPGVEVEVTIAND; encoded by the exons atg TCAAGCTTAAAGGCAGATAATCCTGAAAAACCAGGACAAGAAGTTGCTCCAATTCACCGCATCAGAATCACCCTAACATCTCGCAATGTTCGTTCACTCGAAAAAG tttgCACTGAATTGATCAGCGGtgctaaaaaacaaaagttgaAGGTAAAAGGACCAGTCCGTATGCCAACCAAGATTCTCAGAATCACAACACGTAAAACACCTTGTGGTGAAGGTTCAAAAACTTGGGATAGATTCCAAATGAGAATTCACAAACGTGTTATTGATCTTTATTCACCATCAGAGATCGTTAAACAAATTACAAGTATCTCAATTGAACCTGGTGTAGAAGTTGAGGTCACCATTGCCAATGACTAA
- the LOC122861110 gene encoding sister chromatid cohesion protein PDS5 homolog B isoform X1, whose translation MSEIVYPAGCRSVSEDLGADELIRRLKTLAHTLQAMGQDEGMYQHYIPLALHLAEEHFLSHQSKDVQLLIACCIADVLRVYAPEAPYKDAEQVKGIFLFLIKQLAGLRDPKDPAFKRYFYLLENLAYVKSFNMCFELEDCQEIFCALFSLMFRIVNDEHSGKVKSFMLDVLCPLITESDTVSNELLDIILINIVEPNKTQKKNAYCLAKDLVVKCSDTLEPYIQAFFNHVLILGKEEKGLAICKKAYDLIYELNHICSSVLLSVLPQLECKLKSSLETERLNAVALLARMFSEKNSNLATQHTQLWRAFLGRFNDISVSIRTKCVQYSMHFLLNHPELRKDITDTLKLRQHDADENVRYEVVMAIVSTAKRDFEVVSDNEDLLEFVKERTLDKKYKIRREAMAGLAMIYKKHLNDADVPQATKKAVTWIKDKILHGYYMTGMEDRLLVERLLNTCLVPYQLSADERMKKLYHLLGTIDDHASKAFVELQKHQLAVRRSVQDWLEIVKTKDTSSSECNTKIHQISRYLPDPMKVLEFLQKFSNHMKQDLALLNGMERIVQSNVSCKECADTITKVLKKLGQPIMTNLYYNTIKMLLERVSSVLIDDEAIRILIRYVQDCLKGGNVIEEVGLNPNNAGEKGLRLLVILSFVFGPHFLHEDILQQLVELVEMEDEMVGALVLSIFTFLGKYKPLCEVAPNIMDKMAPICQNFALTGTPKQAKQAIRCLFVNMTDKHDTIFPEIIERIKLTLTPTSEYYRTSIVTLGHIAYNLPEKYHIQIKNMVSRKIVKELLVKESSESASSTTTTTDANTISDADWCDEEQLPEETRCRIEGLKCMARWLLGLKTDVLSAQKTFRMLNAFVGNKGDLLQQGRLTRAEMSWLRLQAGCSMLKICEQKGVGDQFTAEQFYNLSQLMVDEVKEVREAFSNKLHRGLGSGIPNKCLPLDFMGYYALAGKENDKKQKTLLRTHMQTDINRRRDYVKALSLGVVERAMGQLPHILPDYMLVFAVPILAHDPSFTDHLDTSQLKIIQQCLWFILEPLITKNEYYCYGFYKSLIDRMKCHKDALKPDNSLANYKLWAVCDLAMNVIYTKTTNFDMKEFPSEARIPTMYFKRTDELITNSVNYLPPELQINMTSPKGKGLHLNSMSERPKRGPKGKQKEIGIGPNETDARLHIGEMECIDAQPAEASETRIQLPGLEEEIDEPPAKRLREHDKSNNK comes from the exons ATGTCGGAGATAGTATACCCTGCGGGGTGTAGATCAGTTAGTGAAGATCTAGGTGCTGATGAGTTGATACGTAGACTCaag acaCTTGCACATACACTACAAGCAATGGGACAAGATGAAGGTATGTATCAACATTATATACCACTTGCTCTTCATCTTGCTGAGGAACATTTTTTAAGTCATCAAAGTAAAGATGTACAACTTTTAATTGCTTGTTGTATTGCTGATGTTTTACGTGTGTATGCACCAGAAGCACCATACAAAGATGCTGAACAAGTTAaaggaatatttttatttttaataaaacaacttGCTGGTTTACGTGATCCAAAAGATCCAGcatttaaaagatatttttatttacttgaaaatttagcatatgttaaatcatttaatatgTGTTTTGAGCTTGAAGATtgtcaagaaattttttgtgctttattttcattaatgttTCGTATTGTTAATGATGAACATTCTGGTAAAGTTAAAAGTTTTATGTTGGATGTATTGTGTCCATTAATAACTGAATCAGATACAGTTAGTAATGAATTacttgatataatattaataaatattgttgaaccaaataaaacacaaaaaaaaaatgcatattgTCTTGCCAAAGATTTGGTTGTTAAATGTAGTGATACACTTGAGCCTTATATACAAGCATTTTTTAATCATGTATTGATACTTGGTAAAGAAGAAAAAGGTTTAGCAATATGTAAAAAAGCATATGATTtaatatatgaattaaatCATATTTGTTCAAGTGTATTATTATCTGTGCTACCACAACttgaatgtaaattaaaatcatcattagAAACAGAACGTTTAAATGCTGTTGCTCTATTAGCACGTAtgttttcagaaaaaaattcaaacttaGCAACACAACATACACAATTATGGCGTGCATTTTTAGGAAGATTTAATGATATAAGTGTATCAATACGTACAAAATGTGTACAATATtcaatgcattttttattaaatcatccGGAATTACGTAAAGATATAACTGACACATTAAAGCTACGTCAACATGATGCTGATGAAAATGTTAGATATGAAGTTGTTATGGCAATAGTATCAACAGCTAAACGTGATTTTGAAGTTGTATCTGATAATGAGGATTTACTTGAATTTGTTAAAGAAAGAacattagataaaaaatataaaatacgtaGAGAAGCTATGGCTGGTCTTgcaatgatatataaaaaacatttaaatgatGCTGATGTACCACAAGCAACTAAAAAAGCAGTAACATggattaaagataaaatattacatgGTTATTATATGACTGGTATGGAAGATAGATTACTTGTTGaaagattattaaatacatgttTAGTACCATATCAATTATCAGCTGatgaaagaatgaaaaaattatatcatttacTTGGTACAATTGATGATCATGCATCAAAAGCATTTGTTGAATTACAAAAACATCAACTTGCTGTTAGACGTTCTGTACAAGATTGGCTTGAAATTGTTAAAACAAAAGATACATCATCAAGTGAATGCAATAcaaaaatacatcaaatatCACGTTATCTACCAGATCCAATGAAAGTATtggaatttttacaaaaattttcaaatcataTGAAACAAGATTTAGCATTATTAAATGGTATGGAAAGAATAGTACAATCAAATGTATCATGTAAAGAATGTGCTGATACAATaacaaaagtattaaaaaaacttggacAACCaataatgacaaatttatattataatacaattaaaatgttaCTTGAACGTGTTAGTTCAgtattaattgatgatgaagCTATTAGAATATTAATACGTTATGTACAAGATTGTTTAAAAGGTGGTAATGTTATTGAAGAAGTTGGTCTTAATCCAAATAATGCTGGTGAAAAAGGTTTACGTTTACttgttatattatcatttgtatttgGACCACATTTTTTACATGAAGATATATTACAACAACTTGTTGAACTTGTTGAAATGGAAGATGAAATGGTTGGTGCATTggtattatcaatatttacatttttaggTAAATATAAACCATTGTGTGAAGTTGCACCAAATATTATGGATAAAATGGCACCaatatgtcaaaattttgCATTAACTGGTACACCAAAACAAGCTAAACAAGCAATACgttgtttatttgttaatatgaCGGATAAACATGATACAATATTTCctgaaattattgaaagaattaaattaacattaacacCAACATCTGAATATTATAGAACATCAATTGTAACATTGGGTCATATTGCATATAATTTACcagaaaaatatcatatacaaattaaaaatatggtatcaagaaaaattgttaaagAATTATTAGTTAAAGAAAGTAGTGAatcagcatcatcaacaacaacaacaacagatgCTAATACAATAAGTGATGCTGATTGGTGTGATGAAGAACAATTACCAGAAGAAACACGTTGTCGTATTGAAGGTTTAAAATGTATGGCACGTTGGTTACTTGGTTTAAAAACAGATGTATTATCAGCACAAAAAACATTTAGAATGTTAAATGCATTTGTTGGTAATAAAGGTGATTTATTACAACAAGGAAGATTAACACGTGCTGAAATGAGCTGGTTAAGATTACAAGCTGGTTGttcaatgttaaaaatatgtgAACAAAAAGGTGTTGGTGATCAATTTACAGCtgaacaattttataatttatcacaattaaTGGTTGATGAAGTTAAAGAAGTTAGAGAAGCATTTAGTAATAAATTACATCGTGGTCTTGGTTCTGGTATACCAAATAAATGTTTACCACTTGATTTTATGGGTTATTATGCTTTAGCTGgtaaagaaaatgataaaaaacaaaaaacattattacgTACACATATGCAAACTGATATTAATAGAAGAAGAGATTATGTTAAGGCATTATCACTTGGTGTTGTTGAAAGAGCTATGGGACAATTACCACATATATTACCAGATTATATGTTAGTATTTGCTGTACCAATACTTGCACATGATCCATCATTTACTGATCATCTTGATACatcacaattaaaaataatacaacaatgtTTATGGTTTATTCTTGAACctttaataactaaaaatgaatattattgttatggtttttataaaagtttaattGATCGTATGAAATGTCATAAAGATGCACTTAAACCAGATAATTCATTagcaaattataaattatgggCTGTTTGTGATCTTGCTATGAATGTTATTTATACTAAAACAACTAATTTTGATATGAAAGAATTTCCAAGTGAAGCACGTATACCAACAATGTACTTTAAACGTACTGatgaattaattacaaattcagttaattatttaccacctgaattacaaattaatatgaCAAGTCCAAAGGGTAAAGGAttgcatttaaattcaatgagTGAAAGACCAAAAAGGGGACCCAAaggaaaacaaaaagaaattggAATTGGACCAAATGAAACTGATGCCAga ctGCATATTGGAGAAATGGAATGTATTGATGCACAG ccTGCTGAAGCTTCAGAAACGAGAATCCAATTACCAGGCTTGGAAGAAgag aTTGATGAACCACCAGCCAAGAGACTCAGAGAACACgataaatcaaataacaaataa
- the LOC122861112 gene encoding eukaryotic translation initiation factor 2 subunit 1: protein MVLGCRYYKEKFPEVEDVVMVNVRSIAEMGAYVHLLEYNNIEGMILLSELSRRRIRSINKLIRVGKTEPVVVIRVDKEKGYIDLSKRRVSAEDVEKCTERYAKAKAVNSILRHIAELLHYDTDEQLEELYQKTAWYFEEKYKKQKASAYDFFKQAVTDPSILAECGLDESTRDVFVSNIKRKLTSQAVKIRADVEVACYGYEGIDAVKAALKAGLALSTEDLPIKINLIAPPLYVMTTSTPEKSDGLKALNDAIKVIDEKITELGGVFNIQMAPKVVTATDEAELARQMERAEMENAEVAGDDDEEEVEGMGEFSGDEDEENKDGNESQGEN from the exons ATGGTGTTGGGTTGTCGTTATTACAAGGAAAAGTTTCCAGAAGTTGAGGATGTTGTCATGGTCAACGTACGAAGTATTGCCGAAATGGGTGCTTATGTACATTTATTAGAGTACAATAATATTGAGGGTATGATATTGCTTTCTGAATTATCAAGAAGACGTATTAGATCCATCAATAAACTCATTAGAGTAGGTAAAACTGAGCCAGTTGTTGTCATTCGTGTTGACAAAGAAaaag gtTACATTGATTTGAGTAAACGTAGAGTTTCTGCTGAAGATGTTGAAAAATGTACAGAACGATATGCAAAAGCAAAAGcagttaattcaatattaagaCATATTGCTGAACTTTTGCATTATGATACTGATGAACAATTGGAAGaactttatcaaaaaacaGCATGGTATTTTGaggaaaaatacaaaaaacaaaaagcatcagcttatgattttttcaaacaagCTGTTAC AGATCCATCAATATTGGCAGAGTGTGGACTTGATGAAAGTACTAGAGATGTTTTTGTTAGCAATATCAAACGTAAATTAACATCTCAAGCTGTTAAAATTCGTGCTGATGTTGAAGTTGCTTGTTATGGTTATGAAGGCATTGATGCTGTCAAAGCAGCATTGAAAGCTGGTTTGGCACTTTCAACTGAAGATTTgccaatcaaaattaatttgattgcTCCACCACTTTatg tTATGACAACATCAACACCAGAAAAAAGTGATGGTTTAAAAGCACTCAATGATGCTATCAAAGTTATAGATGAGAAAATCACTGAACTTGGTGGTGTTTTCAATATTCAAATGGCt cCAAAAGTTGTTACAGCAACTGACGAAGCTGAATTGGCCAGACAAATGGAACGTGCTGAAATGGAAAATGCTGAAGTtgctggtgatgatgatgaagaagaagttGAGGGTATGGGCGAATTCAGtggtgatgaagatgaagaaaataaagacGGCAATGAATCACAAggagaaaattaa
- the LOC122861110 gene encoding sister chromatid cohesion protein PDS5 homolog B isoform X2: protein MSEIVYPAGCRSVSEDLGADELIRRLKTLAHTLQAMGQDEGMYQHYIPLALHLAEEHFLSHQSKDVQLLIACCIADVLRVYAPEAPYKDAEQVKGIFLFLIKQLAGLRDPKDPAFKRYFYLLENLAYVKSFNMCFELEDCQEIFCALFSLMFRIVNDEHSGKVKSFMLDVLCPLITESDTVSNELLDIILINIVEPNKTQKKNAYCLAKDLVVKCSDTLEPYIQAFFNHVLILGKEEKGLAICKKAYDLIYELNHICSSVLLSVLPQLECKLKSSLETERLNAVALLARMFSEKNSNLATQHTQLWRAFLGRFNDISVSIRTKCVQYSMHFLLNHPELRKDITDTLKLRQHDADENVRYEVVMAIVSTAKRDFEVVSDNEDLLEFVKERTLDKKYKIRREAMAGLAMIYKKHLNDADVPQATKKAVTWIKDKILHGYYMTGMEDRLLVERLLNTCLVPYQLSADERMKKLYHLLGTIDDHASKAFVELQKHQLAVRRSVQDWLEIVKTKDTSSSECNTKIHQISRYLPDPMKVLEFLQKFSNHMKQDLALLNGMERIVQSNVSCKECADTITKVLKKLGQPIMTNLYYNTIKMLLERVSSVLIDDEAIRILIRYVQDCLKGGNVIEEVGLNPNNAGEKGLRLLVILSFVFGPHFLHEDILQQLVELVEMEDEMVGALVLSIFTFLGKYKPLCEVAPNIMDKMAPICQNFALTGTPKQAKQAIRCLFVNMTDKHDTIFPEIIERIKLTLTPTSEYYRTSIVTLGHIAYNLPEKYHIQIKNMVSRKIVKELLVKESSESASSTTTTTDANTISDADWCDEEQLPEETRCRIEGLKCMARWLLGLKTDVLSAQKTFRMLNAFVGNKGDLLQQGRLTRAEMSWLRLQAGCSMLKICEQKGVGDQFTAEQFYNLSQLMVDEVKEVREAFSNKLHRGLGSGIPNKCLPLDFMGYYALAGKENDKKQKTLLRTHMQTDINRRRDYVKALSLGVVERAMGQLPHILPDYMLVFAVPILAHDPSFTDHLDTSQLKIIQQCLWFILEPLITKNEYYCYGFYKSLIDRMKCHKDALKPDNSLANYKLWAVCDLAMNVIYTKTTNFDMKEFPSEARIPTMYFKRTDELITNSVNYLPPELQINMTSPKGKGLHLNSMSERPKRGPKGKQKEIGIGPNETDARPAEASETRIQLPGLEEEIDEPPAKRLREHDKSNNK, encoded by the exons ATGTCGGAGATAGTATACCCTGCGGGGTGTAGATCAGTTAGTGAAGATCTAGGTGCTGATGAGTTGATACGTAGACTCaag acaCTTGCACATACACTACAAGCAATGGGACAAGATGAAGGTATGTATCAACATTATATACCACTTGCTCTTCATCTTGCTGAGGAACATTTTTTAAGTCATCAAAGTAAAGATGTACAACTTTTAATTGCTTGTTGTATTGCTGATGTTTTACGTGTGTATGCACCAGAAGCACCATACAAAGATGCTGAACAAGTTAaaggaatatttttatttttaataaaacaacttGCTGGTTTACGTGATCCAAAAGATCCAGcatttaaaagatatttttatttacttgaaaatttagcatatgttaaatcatttaatatgTGTTTTGAGCTTGAAGATtgtcaagaaattttttgtgctttattttcattaatgttTCGTATTGTTAATGATGAACATTCTGGTAAAGTTAAAAGTTTTATGTTGGATGTATTGTGTCCATTAATAACTGAATCAGATACAGTTAGTAATGAATTacttgatataatattaataaatattgttgaaccaaataaaacacaaaaaaaaaatgcatattgTCTTGCCAAAGATTTGGTTGTTAAATGTAGTGATACACTTGAGCCTTATATACAAGCATTTTTTAATCATGTATTGATACTTGGTAAAGAAGAAAAAGGTTTAGCAATATGTAAAAAAGCATATGATTtaatatatgaattaaatCATATTTGTTCAAGTGTATTATTATCTGTGCTACCACAACttgaatgtaaattaaaatcatcattagAAACAGAACGTTTAAATGCTGTTGCTCTATTAGCACGTAtgttttcagaaaaaaattcaaacttaGCAACACAACATACACAATTATGGCGTGCATTTTTAGGAAGATTTAATGATATAAGTGTATCAATACGTACAAAATGTGTACAATATtcaatgcattttttattaaatcatccGGAATTACGTAAAGATATAACTGACACATTAAAGCTACGTCAACATGATGCTGATGAAAATGTTAGATATGAAGTTGTTATGGCAATAGTATCAACAGCTAAACGTGATTTTGAAGTTGTATCTGATAATGAGGATTTACTTGAATTTGTTAAAGAAAGAacattagataaaaaatataaaatacgtaGAGAAGCTATGGCTGGTCTTgcaatgatatataaaaaacatttaaatgatGCTGATGTACCACAAGCAACTAAAAAAGCAGTAACATggattaaagataaaatattacatgGTTATTATATGACTGGTATGGAAGATAGATTACTTGTTGaaagattattaaatacatgttTAGTACCATATCAATTATCAGCTGatgaaagaatgaaaaaattatatcatttacTTGGTACAATTGATGATCATGCATCAAAAGCATTTGTTGAATTACAAAAACATCAACTTGCTGTTAGACGTTCTGTACAAGATTGGCTTGAAATTGTTAAAACAAAAGATACATCATCAAGTGAATGCAATAcaaaaatacatcaaatatCACGTTATCTACCAGATCCAATGAAAGTATtggaatttttacaaaaattttcaaatcataTGAAACAAGATTTAGCATTATTAAATGGTATGGAAAGAATAGTACAATCAAATGTATCATGTAAAGAATGTGCTGATACAATaacaaaagtattaaaaaaacttggacAACCaataatgacaaatttatattataatacaattaaaatgttaCTTGAACGTGTTAGTTCAgtattaattgatgatgaagCTATTAGAATATTAATACGTTATGTACAAGATTGTTTAAAAGGTGGTAATGTTATTGAAGAAGTTGGTCTTAATCCAAATAATGCTGGTGAAAAAGGTTTACGTTTACttgttatattatcatttgtatttgGACCACATTTTTTACATGAAGATATATTACAACAACTTGTTGAACTTGTTGAAATGGAAGATGAAATGGTTGGTGCATTggtattatcaatatttacatttttaggTAAATATAAACCATTGTGTGAAGTTGCACCAAATATTATGGATAAAATGGCACCaatatgtcaaaattttgCATTAACTGGTACACCAAAACAAGCTAAACAAGCAATACgttgtttatttgttaatatgaCGGATAAACATGATACAATATTTCctgaaattattgaaagaattaaattaacattaacacCAACATCTGAATATTATAGAACATCAATTGTAACATTGGGTCATATTGCATATAATTTACcagaaaaatatcatatacaaattaaaaatatggtatcaagaaaaattgttaaagAATTATTAGTTAAAGAAAGTAGTGAatcagcatcatcaacaacaacaacaacagatgCTAATACAATAAGTGATGCTGATTGGTGTGATGAAGAACAATTACCAGAAGAAACACGTTGTCGTATTGAAGGTTTAAAATGTATGGCACGTTGGTTACTTGGTTTAAAAACAGATGTATTATCAGCACAAAAAACATTTAGAATGTTAAATGCATTTGTTGGTAATAAAGGTGATTTATTACAACAAGGAAGATTAACACGTGCTGAAATGAGCTGGTTAAGATTACAAGCTGGTTGttcaatgttaaaaatatgtgAACAAAAAGGTGTTGGTGATCAATTTACAGCtgaacaattttataatttatcacaattaaTGGTTGATGAAGTTAAAGAAGTTAGAGAAGCATTTAGTAATAAATTACATCGTGGTCTTGGTTCTGGTATACCAAATAAATGTTTACCACTTGATTTTATGGGTTATTATGCTTTAGCTGgtaaagaaaatgataaaaaacaaaaaacattattacgTACACATATGCAAACTGATATTAATAGAAGAAGAGATTATGTTAAGGCATTATCACTTGGTGTTGTTGAAAGAGCTATGGGACAATTACCACATATATTACCAGATTATATGTTAGTATTTGCTGTACCAATACTTGCACATGATCCATCATTTACTGATCATCTTGATACatcacaattaaaaataatacaacaatgtTTATGGTTTATTCTTGAACctttaataactaaaaatgaatattattgttatggtttttataaaagtttaattGATCGTATGAAATGTCATAAAGATGCACTTAAACCAGATAATTCATTagcaaattataaattatgggCTGTTTGTGATCTTGCTATGAATGTTATTTATACTAAAACAACTAATTTTGATATGAAAGAATTTCCAAGTGAAGCACGTATACCAACAATGTACTTTAAACGTACTGatgaattaattacaaattcagttaattatttaccacctgaattacaaattaatatgaCAAGTCCAAAGGGTAAAGGAttgcatttaaattcaatgagTGAAAGACCAAAAAGGGGACCCAAaggaaaacaaaaagaaattggAATTGGACCAAATGAAACTGATGCCAga ccTGCTGAAGCTTCAGAAACGAGAATCCAATTACCAGGCTTGGAAGAAgag aTTGATGAACCACCAGCCAAGAGACTCAGAGAACACgataaatcaaataacaaataa